The Setaria viridis chromosome 6, Setaria_viridis_v4.0, whole genome shotgun sequence genome contains a region encoding:
- the LOC117860629 gene encoding disease resistance protein RPM1: MEATVVSVGKSVLNGALNYAKSMLAEEIALQLGVQRDVTFVADEMEMMQSFLMTADDEQDEHKVLKTWVKQVRDLAYDVEDNLQDFALHSDKKPSRWCVLRTLWERRGIAKGVKELKARVEDVSSRNLRYRLIKDASSSKTAAAVEQVATADATVFGFGITKEAMVNLADLVSSKEVDLRVISLWGTGGDLGKTSEIRKVYDDESVKKRFGCRAWVRLMRPFNPREFVKSLVRQFYENSPDKIAKGHEGETVGATALVKIEEMEQMDLVLSKFHELVNGNRYLVVIDDLSTIVDWDCIKTYFPNRKNGSRIVVSAQQAEVASLCTEQPYQMSELKWVSADQTLYLFYKKVEPVETSVGTSSGSNAPAGQNEIAPVDSSPRNLSKSPRTPELLNNEDELGSGRATKASAFEEALLIGRAEEKAEVIKMISTAEQRSVISVWGMGGIGKTTLVKGVYQSPELAGLFRKHAWVTVKHPFSLEVFLRGLAERLQENEQPVSAGEKKRPDITRMAGRYGKNVATMAYEDLKRELAGLLQEKECLIVLDDVSSTLEWDAIKKYMEQTRRIIVTTRERSVAKHCSSLDSDIYQLHAMGEEDAFKLFKKKVLKKDEYIDLRSDLEEQAKLILRKCRGLPLAICTIGGFLSDKPRTALEWKKLNDHISAELEINTELHMIKTILMKSYNGLPYHLKSSFLYMSIFPEDHKIRRKRLVRRWIAEGYSSEMRHMSAEEVGDKHFAELYDRSMILPTNRVTHSTGEIDSCQLHDLIRDISISKSMEENLVYILEEGCSSKVQGTIRHLSVSSNWAREKDVYESTLDLGHIRSLTVFGEWRSFLISDKMKLLRVLDLEDTSGLRDHDLAHIGKLRHLRYLSLRGCRGVTQLPECFGNLRHLQTLDVRDTFIMTLPKTIVNLERLQYLRVGFVRQDVHKDDIYEEFVDKILQQISGRGACRNWCCFYSCSLLDLCGYLCRPKLLHAGMNRHDITKFCSFFLTAGWMHHTLHGVRITRGIGNLKALRTLSVVNVAWGRHTMKVLKRLSHLRKLTVTGVYDQNSKDFWSAIAPHNRLRSLCVQRLFESVGMPIIDGCLGDNPYMDGATNDGPAAAEAPDTVNGVLPASGGTSQSKHGQSVAGEVLFPPKDLESLKVEGRLVNIPQWIHQLQNLSKLQLCYTRLELDAIQVIGRLPNLSILRLKSLSFLGKELHFLHSSFPSLVVLELSDLTQVQVVYFEERTMPCLEVLQVFSCLSNGVLSGLRLLTSLKEISLTRVHYSSIMRVQNQLKDCAKPVNLRVNFGERS, from the exons ATGGAGGCCACGGTGGTGAGCGTTGGCAAGTCCGTGCTGAATGGAGCGCTCAACTACGCCAAATCCATGCTGGCGGAGGAGATTGCCCTGCAGCTCGGCGTCCAGCGCGATGTTACCTTCGTTGCAGACGAGATGGAGATGATGCAGTCATTCCTGATGACCGCAGACGACGAGCAAGATGAGCACAAGGTGCTCAAGACCTGGGTGAAGCAGGTCCGCGACCTGGCCTACGACGTCGAGGACAACCTCCAAGATTTCGCCCTCCACTCCGACAAGAAGCCATCCCGGTGGTGCGTCCTCCGCACCCTGTGGGAGAGGCGCGGCATCGCTAAAGGGGTCAAGGAGCTCAAGGCCAGGGTGGAGGACGTGAGCAGCAGGAACCTTCGTTACCGCCTCATCAAGGATGCTTCGTCCTCCAAGACAGCCGCTGCAGTCGAGCAGGTCGCCACTGCCGACGCGACGGTATTCGGCTTTGGAATCACGAAAGAAGCCATGGTGAATCTTGCGGATCTAGTCAGCAGCAAGGAGGTGGATCTCAGAGTAATCTCACTGTGGGGAACAGGCGGAGACCTGGGGAAGACCTCTGAAATCAGGAAGGTGTACGACGATGAATCAGTAAAGAAGAGGTTCGGTTGCCGCGCATGGGTCAGGTTGATGCGTCCTTTCAATCCCAGGGAGTTCGTCAAGAGCCTCGTGAGGCAGTTCTACGAGAATTCACCTGACAAGATTGCCAAGGGTCATGAAGGCGAGACTGTAGGGGCTACTGCTCTCGTGAAGATCGAGGAGATGGAGCAGATGGATTTGGTGTTAAGTAAGTTCCATGAGCTGGTGAATGGCAATCGGTATTTGGTTGTGATTGACGACCTGTCCACAATAGTTGACTGGGATTGCATCAAGACGTACTTCCCTAACAGAAAGAATGGTAGCCGCATCGTAGTTTCAGCACAGCAAGCTGAAGTTGCGAGCTTGTGCACAGAGCAACCATATCAAATGTCCGAGCTCAAGTGGGTCTCAGCAGATCAGACTCTCTATCTGTTCTACAAGAAG GTCGAGCCGGTGGAAACTTCAGTTGGTACCTCCTCCGGCTCAAATGCTCCTGCTGGTCAGAACGAAATAGCCCCTGTCGACTCCAGCCCCCGGAATCTTTCCAAGAGTCCCAGGACACCAGAATTACTGAATAATGAAGATGAACTTGGTAGTGGCAGGGCGACAAAGGCGTCGGCTTTCGAGGAAGCCCTGCTCATCGGGCGTGCAGAGGAGAAAGCTGAAGTTATCAAAATGATTAGCACGGCTGAACAGCGTTCCGTGATCTCGGTGTGGGGGATGGGAGGGATCGGGAAGACTACTCTTGTCAAGGGCGTCTACCAAAGCCCTGAGCTTGCTGGCCTCTTTCGGAAGCATGCTTGGGTCACTGTGAAGCATCCGTTCAGCCTCGAGGTGTTCCTCAGGGGGCTGGCAGAGAGATTACAGGAAAATGAACAGCCAGTTTCTGCTGGGGAGAAGAAAAGGCCTGACATCACCAGGATGGCAGGGAGATATGGTAAAAATGTAGCAACCATGGCATACGAGGATCTGAAGCGCGAGCTAGCTGGGCTTCTTCAGGAAAAAGAGTGCCTCATCGTTCTCGATGATGTATCGTCCACTTTAGAGTGGGATGCCATCAAAAAGTACATGGAACAGACCAGACGCATCATAGTCACCACAAGGGAAAGAAGTGTCGCGAAACATTGTTCTTCCCTAGATTCCGACATCTACCAGCTTCACGCCATGGGAGAGGAAGATGCCTTCAAACTCTTCAAAAAGAAG gtattgaagaaggatgaatACATTGATTTAAGATCTGATCTGGAGGAGCAAGCAAAACTTATACTAAGGAAGTGCCGTGGACTTCCCCTTGCAATATGTACGATAGGCGGTTTTCTATCTGATAAACCTAGAACTGCACTTGAATGGAAGAAGTTGAATGATCATATCAGTGCTGAATTGGAGATCAATACAGAACTTCACATGATAAAAACAATCCTTATGAAGAGTTATAATGGCTTGCCATATCATCTCAAGTCCAGCTTCTTGTATATGTCCATTTTTCCTGAAGACCACAAAATAAGGCGGAAACGTTTGGTGAGGCGGTGGATTGCAGAGGGCTACTCAAGTGAAATGCGTCACATGTCTGCAGAAGAAGTAGGAGACAAGCACTTTGCTGAACTTTATGATAGGAGTATGATCCTACCAACAAATAGAGTAACTCATAGCACCGGAGAAATTGATTCTTGTCAACTTCACGATCTAATCCGCGACATCAGCATATCCAAGTCCATGGAGGAAAACCTTGTATATATACTGGAGGAAGGCTGCAGCTCGAAGGTACAAGGCACCATTCGTCACCTTTCAGTAAGTAGCAACTGGGCCAGAGAAAAGGATGTGTACGAGAGCACATTGGACTTGGGCCACATACGATCACTCACTGTATTTGGAGAGTGGAGATCATTTTTAATTTCTGACAAGATGAAATTGCTTCGGGTGCTCGATCTAGAAGACACATCAGGCTTAAGGGACCATGATCTCGCTCACATTGGGAAGCTCCGTCACCTCAGATATCTTTCGCTTCGAGGATGCAGGGGTGTTACCCAGCTGCCAGAGTGCTTTGGGAATCTGAGGCACCTCCAGACATTGGACGTCAGAGATACATTCATAATGACTCTGCCAAAAACTATTGTCAATCTTGAGCGGCTACAATACCTGCGTGTTGGCTTTGTGCGACAAGATGTTCATAAAGACGACATATATGAAGAGTTCGTGGACAAAATTTTGCAGCAAATATCTGGTAGGGGGGCATGCCGTAATTGGTGTTGTTTCTATTCCTGTTCGTTGCTGGACTTGTGTGGTTACCTCTGCAGACCAAAACTCCTACATGCTGGCATGAACAGGCATGACATCACCAAGTTCTGTAGCTTCTTTCTAACCGCTGGCTGGATGCATCATACTCTACATGGTGTCAGAATTACCAGAGGGATCGGGAACTTGAAGGCGCTGCGCACACTGAGTGTGGTGAACGTTGCTTGGGGGAGACACACAATGAAGGTTCTTAAAAGGCTTTCACATCTGCGTAAGTTGACAGTGACAGGGGTGTACGACCAAAACAGCAAGGACTTCTGGTCAGCAATTGCCCCCCATAATCGTCTGCGATCTTTGTGCGTGCAGAGGTTGTTTGAATCAGTAGGGATGCCAATCATAGATGGTTGTTTAGGCGATAACCCCTACATGGATGGAGCCACCAACGACGGGCCAGCTGCAGCCGAGGCCCCTGATACTGTCAATGGCGTCTTGCCGGCCTCGGGTGGCACTTCGCAGTCTAAACACGGCCAGTCGGTTGCAGGCGAGGTGCTATTTCCTCCGAAAGATCTCGAGAGTCTCAAGGTGGAAGGCAGGCTAGTCAACATACCTCAGTGGATCCACCAGCTGCAGAATCTGTCCAAGTTGCAGCTATGCTACACCCGGCTGGAGCTGGATGCAATTCAAGTCATTGGGAGGCTGCCGAATCTCTCAATCCTGCGGCTGAAGTCCTTATCTTTTCTAGGCAAAGAGCTCCATTTCTTGCACTCGTCATTCCCAAGCCTCGTTGTGCTGGAGCTCTCTGACTTGACACAGGTCCAGGTGGTGTATTTCGAAGAGAGAACAATGCCTTGCCTTGAGGTGCTGCAGGTCTTCAGCTGCCTCAGCAACGGTGTTCTATCTGGTTTACGACTTCTGACAAGCCTCAAGGAAATTTCTCTGACAAGGGTACACTACTCGTCGATCATGCGAGTACAGAACCAACTCAAGGACTGTGCAAAACCTGTCAATTTAAGGGTGAACTTTGGAGAGAGGTCGTAA